From Streptomyces chrestomyceticus JCM 4735, one genomic window encodes:
- a CDS encoding sodium-translocating pyrophosphatase, with protein sequence MAGPYTPQLLEHPSYLAEPSLTSGNRGMVLVIAVVALAALAVAAVLVRQVLAAGEGTDSMKKIAAAVQEGANAYLARQLRTLGVFAVVVFFLLMLLPADNWTQRAGRSVFFLIGAGFSAATGYIGMWLAVRSNVRVAAAAREATPGEGEAKKDLTAVSHKAMKIAFRTGGVVGMFTVGLGLLGASCVVLVYAVDAPKVLEGFGLGAALIAMFMRVGGGIFTKAADVGADLVGKVEQGIPEDDPRNAATIADNVGDNVGDCAGMAADLFESYAVTLVAALILGMAAFGDSGLAFPLLVPAIGVVTAMIGIFVVAPRRSDRSGMTAINRGFFISAAISLVLVAVAVFTYLPSSYADLSGVTDPAILARSGDPRLLALVAVAIGIVLAALIQQLTGYFTETSRRPVRDIGKTSLTGPATVVLSGISIGLESAVYSAVLIGLSVYGAFLLGGTSIMLALFAVALAGTGLLTTVGVIVAMDTFGPVSDNAQGIAEMSGDVTGDGAQVLTDLDAVGNTTKAITKGIAIATAVLAAAALFGSYRDAIATAVRDVGDAARGMGLSLDISQPNNLVGLVLGASVVFLFSGLAINAVSRSAGAVVFEVRRQFREKPGIMDYTEQPEYGRVVDICTKDALRELATPGLLAVLTPIAVGFSLGVGALGSFLAGAIGTGTLMAVFLANSGGAWDNAKKLVEDGHHGGKGSEAHAATVIGDTVGDPFKDTAGPAINPLLKVMNLVALLIAPAVVKFSYGADKSIGVRIVVAALAIAVIVGAVYVSKRRGIAVGDEDNNSGKVAQTADPAVVS encoded by the coding sequence ATGGCGGGGCCTTACACCCCTCAGTTGCTGGAACACCCCTCTTACCTGGCCGAGCCATCGCTGACGTCGGGCAACCGCGGCATGGTGCTGGTGATCGCCGTCGTGGCGCTCGCGGCACTGGCCGTCGCGGCGGTACTGGTGCGGCAAGTGCTCGCCGCCGGTGAGGGCACCGACAGCATGAAGAAGATCGCCGCCGCCGTGCAGGAAGGCGCGAATGCCTATCTCGCCCGGCAGTTGCGCACCCTCGGCGTATTCGCCGTGGTGGTGTTCTTCCTGCTCATGCTGCTTCCCGCGGACAACTGGACGCAGCGCGCCGGGCGCAGCGTCTTCTTCTTGATCGGCGCCGGTTTCTCGGCCGCCACCGGCTATATCGGGATGTGGCTGGCGGTGCGCAGCAATGTGCGCGTCGCCGCTGCCGCCCGGGAAGCCACGCCGGGCGAGGGCGAGGCGAAAAAGGATCTCACCGCCGTCTCGCACAAGGCCATGAAGATCGCTTTCCGTACGGGCGGCGTGGTCGGCATGTTCACCGTGGGGCTCGGCCTGCTCGGCGCGTCCTGTGTGGTGCTCGTCTACGCGGTCGACGCGCCCAAGGTCCTGGAGGGCTTCGGACTCGGCGCCGCGCTGATCGCGATGTTCATGCGGGTCGGCGGCGGCATCTTCACCAAGGCCGCGGACGTCGGCGCCGACCTCGTCGGCAAGGTCGAGCAGGGCATCCCCGAGGACGACCCGCGCAACGCCGCGACCATCGCGGACAACGTGGGCGACAACGTCGGCGACTGCGCCGGCATGGCCGCCGACCTGTTCGAGTCGTACGCCGTGACGCTGGTCGCCGCCCTCATCCTGGGCATGGCCGCCTTCGGCGACTCGGGCCTGGCCTTCCCGCTGCTGGTCCCGGCCATCGGTGTGGTCACCGCCATGATCGGCATCTTCGTGGTGGCGCCCCGGCGCTCCGACCGCAGCGGCATGACCGCCATCAACCGCGGCTTCTTCATCTCCGCGGCCATCTCGCTGGTCCTGGTGGCGGTCGCGGTCTTCACGTACCTGCCGTCCTCGTACGCCGACCTGTCCGGCGTCACGGACCCCGCCATCCTGGCCCGCAGCGGCGACCCGCGGCTGCTGGCCCTGGTGGCGGTCGCCATCGGCATCGTGCTGGCCGCGCTCATCCAGCAGCTCACCGGCTACTTCACGGAGACCAGCCGGCGGCCCGTACGGGACATCGGCAAGACCTCCCTGACCGGCCCGGCGACGGTGGTGCTCTCCGGGATCTCCATCGGTCTGGAGTCCGCGGTCTACTCCGCGGTCCTGATCGGCCTGTCCGTGTACGGCGCGTTCCTGCTGGGCGGCACGTCCATCATGCTGGCCCTGTTCGCGGTGGCGCTGGCCGGCACCGGCCTGCTGACCACCGTCGGCGTGATCGTCGCGATGGACACCTTCGGCCCGGTCTCCGACAACGCCCAGGGCATCGCCGAGATGTCCGGCGACGTCACCGGCGACGGCGCGCAGGTCCTCACCGACCTGGACGCCGTCGGCAACACCACCAAGGCCATCACCAAGGGCATCGCCATCGCCACGGCCGTCCTGGCCGCGGCCGCGCTGTTCGGCTCGTACCGGGACGCGATCGCCACGGCCGTACGGGACGTCGGCGACGCCGCCCGGGGCATGGGCCTGAGCCTGGACATCTCGCAGCCGAACAACCTGGTCGGCCTGGTGCTGGGCGCCTCCGTCGTCTTCCTCTTCTCGGGGCTGGCGATCAACGCGGTGTCCCGGTCGGCCGGCGCGGTCGTCTTCGAGGTGCGGCGGCAGTTCCGTGAGAAGCCCGGGATCATGGACTACACGGAGCAGCCGGAGTACGGGCGTGTCGTGGACATCTGCACCAAGGACGCGCTGCGCGAGCTGGCCACCCCCGGCCTGCTGGCGGTGCTCACGCCGATCGCCGTGGGCTTCTCGCTCGGCGTCGGCGCGCTCGGCTCGTTCCTCGCGGGCGCCATCGGCACCGGCACCCTGATGGCGGTCTTCCTCGCCAACTCGGGCGGCGCCTGGGACAACGCGAAGAAGCTGGTCGAGGACGGCCACCACGGCGGCAAGGGCAGCGAGGCGCACGCCGCGACCGTCATCGGCGACACGGTCGGCGACCCGTTCAAGGACACCGCGGGCCCCGCGATCAACCCGCTGCTGAAGGTCATGAACCTGGTGGCGCTGCTGATCGCGCCGGCCGTCGTGAAGTTCAGCTACGGCGCGGACAAGAGCATCGGCGTACGGATCGTGGTCGCCGCACTGGCCATCGCGGTCATCGTCGGCGCGGTGTACGTCTCCAAGCGCCGCGGCATCGCGGTGGGTGACGAAGACAACAACTCGGGGAAGGTGGCGCAGACCGCCGACCCGGCGGTGGTCTCCTAG
- a CDS encoding ATP-binding protein codes for MATVELRFSALPEHVRTARLVAAAVARRAGVDEAVLDEVRLAVGEACTRAVGLHRTNNITAPVRVALVEDEKKFSIEVGDEVPGSPAGAGAVPGVRGLDGEPLPGAPVSDNGDAAESDDEMGLAVISGLVDDVEVTSGETGGLIRMSWPTTPAPVLP; via the coding sequence ATGGCCACCGTCGAACTCCGCTTCAGCGCCCTTCCCGAGCACGTCCGCACCGCGCGACTGGTCGCGGCTGCCGTGGCGAGGCGGGCCGGCGTGGACGAGGCCGTGCTGGACGAGGTCCGGCTCGCCGTCGGTGAGGCGTGCACCCGTGCGGTGGGGCTGCACCGCACCAACAACATCACGGCCCCGGTACGGGTCGCCCTGGTCGAGGACGAGAAGAAGTTCTCCATCGAGGTGGGCGACGAGGTCCCGGGGAGCCCGGCGGGTGCCGGGGCGGTGCCCGGCGTCCGCGGTCTGGACGGGGAGCCGCTGCCCGGCGCTCCCGTCTCGGACAACGGCGACGCGGCCGAGAGCGACGACGAGATGGGCCTCGCGGTCATCAGCGGGCTGGTCGACGACGTCGAGGTGACCTCCGGCGAGACCGGCGGCCTCATCCGCATGAGCTGGCCCACGACGCCGGCGCCGGTGCTTCCGTAG
- the bldG gene encoding anti-sigma factor antagonist BldG — MDLSLSTRTVGDRTVVEVGGEIDVYTAPKLREQLVELVNDGSYHLVVDMERVDFLDSTGLGVLVGGLKRVRAHEGSLRLVCNQERILKIFRITGLTKVFPIHTSVDEAVAATD; from the coding sequence GTGGACCTGTCCCTGTCGACCCGGACCGTTGGCGACCGTACGGTCGTCGAGGTCGGTGGCGAGATTGATGTATACACCGCGCCCAAGCTGCGGGAGCAGCTGGTCGAGCTCGTGAACGACGGAAGCTACCACCTCGTGGTGGACATGGAGCGTGTCGACTTCCTGGACTCCACGGGGCTCGGCGTTCTGGTCGGCGGGCTCAAGCGGGTGCGTGCCCACGAGGGCTCGCTGCGCCTGGTCTGCAACCAGGAGCGCATTTTGAAGATCTTCCGTATCACCGGACTGACCAAGGTGTTCCCGATTCACACCTCGGTCGACGAAGCCGTCGCAGCCACCGACTGA
- a CDS encoding DEAD/DEAH box helicase: MAFNHLPAGVHDALCALSVTPVTHSVPMASNQLPPDGGTSPSPRTVLDRLTQGASRATRITHTEHLPPRIGSHAEWPARIRPEVLEAVRAAGIAHPWTHQARTAEHALRGESVVIATGTASGKSLAYLVPVLSGLLDGSEAPNGRGATALYLAPTKALAADQRRAVGELAAPLGTAVRPAVYDGDTPVEEREWVRQYGNYVLTNPDMLHLGILPAHPRWSSFLRALRYVVIDECHSYRGVFGSHVAQVVRRLRRVCARYGSEPVFLLASATAAEPARAAGRLTGLPVAEVTEDASPRGEVVFALWEPPLTELHGEQGAPVRRTATAETADLLTDLALQEVRTVAFVRSRRGAELIALIAQERLGTVARALAQRVAAYRGGYLPEERRALERALHTGDLLGLAATTALELGVDVSGLDAVLIAGYPGTRASLWQQAGRAGRAGQGALAVLVARDDPLDTYLVHHPEALFDQPVESTVLDPDNPYVLAPHLCAAAAELPLTEDDFSLFGPAAPGLLPSLEARKLLRRRAKAWHWTRRERAADLADIRGQGGSPVQVVESGTGRLLGTVDAAAAHTTVHTGAVHLHQGRTYLVEHLDLEDDVALVQEANPPYSTTARDTTAIAVLETETEVPWGDARLCFGSVEVTNQVVSYLRRRLITGEVLGETKLDLPPRTLRTRAVWWTVTEDQLDAARVNPEQLGGALHAAEHASIGLLPLFATCDRWDIGGVSLPLHPDTLLPTVFVYDGHPGGAGFAERAFHTAPEWLAATRKAIASCECEAGCPSCIQSPKCGNGNDPLHKRGAVRLLTELLKNAPKPAP, from the coding sequence ATGGCATTCAATCACTTACCAGCAGGCGTGCACGACGCCTTGTGCGCATTGTCCGTCACACCGGTGACACACTCGGTGCCGATGGCCTCCAATCAGCTGCCCCCGGACGGGGGCACCAGCCCCTCCCCGCGCACGGTCCTGGACCGTCTCACCCAGGGGGCGTCCCGCGCTACGCGCATCACTCATACGGAGCACTTGCCCCCACGCATCGGCAGCCATGCGGAATGGCCCGCACGGATCCGTCCGGAGGTGCTGGAGGCCGTCCGCGCCGCCGGGATCGCCCACCCGTGGACCCATCAGGCACGTACCGCCGAGCACGCCCTGCGGGGCGAATCGGTGGTCATCGCCACCGGCACGGCGTCCGGGAAGTCGCTCGCCTACCTGGTCCCGGTGCTGTCCGGGCTCCTGGACGGCTCCGAGGCGCCGAACGGACGCGGCGCCACGGCCCTGTACCTCGCGCCCACCAAGGCGCTCGCCGCCGATCAGCGGCGCGCCGTCGGCGAACTCGCCGCGCCGCTCGGTACCGCGGTACGGCCGGCCGTGTATGACGGCGACACGCCGGTCGAGGAACGCGAATGGGTGCGCCAGTACGGCAACTACGTCCTGACCAACCCCGACATGCTCCACCTGGGCATCCTCCCGGCCCACCCCCGCTGGTCCTCCTTCCTGCGCGCCCTGCGCTACGTCGTCATCGACGAGTGCCACAGCTACCGGGGCGTCTTCGGCTCGCACGTGGCCCAGGTCGTCCGCCGCCTCCGGCGTGTCTGTGCCCGGTACGGCTCCGAACCGGTCTTCCTGCTGGCCTCGGCCACCGCCGCCGAACCGGCGCGGGCGGCCGGGCGGCTGACGGGCCTGCCTGTGGCCGAAGTCACGGAGGACGCCTCGCCGCGCGGCGAGGTGGTCTTCGCGCTGTGGGAGCCGCCGCTGACGGAGCTGCACGGCGAGCAGGGCGCCCCTGTACGCCGTACCGCCACCGCCGAAACCGCCGACCTGCTGACCGACCTCGCCCTCCAGGAAGTCCGCACCGTCGCCTTCGTACGGTCGAGGCGCGGCGCCGAACTGATCGCCCTCATCGCGCAGGAGCGGCTGGGGACGGTCGCACGGGCCCTGGCCCAGCGGGTGGCCGCCTACCGGGGTGGCTACCTGCCCGAGGAACGGCGGGCGCTGGAGCGCGCGCTGCACACCGGCGACCTGCTCGGCCTGGCCGCCACCACGGCCCTGGAGCTGGGCGTGGACGTCTCCGGGCTGGACGCCGTACTGATCGCCGGATACCCGGGCACCCGCGCCTCCCTGTGGCAGCAGGCCGGGCGCGCGGGGCGGGCCGGGCAGGGCGCGCTCGCCGTCCTCGTCGCCCGGGACGACCCGCTGGACACCTACCTGGTGCACCATCCGGAGGCGCTCTTCGACCAGCCCGTCGAGTCCACCGTGCTGGACCCGGACAATCCGTACGTGCTCGCCCCGCACCTGTGCGCGGCCGCCGCGGAACTTCCGCTCACCGAGGACGACTTCTCCCTGTTCGGCCCCGCCGCCCCGGGCCTCCTCCCGTCCCTGGAGGCCCGCAAGCTGCTGCGCCGCCGCGCCAAGGCGTGGCACTGGACCCGTCGCGAGCGGGCCGCCGACCTCGCCGACATCCGCGGGCAGGGCGGCTCGCCCGTACAGGTCGTGGAGTCAGGCACCGGCCGTCTGCTGGGCACGGTGGACGCGGCCGCCGCGCACACCACCGTCCACACCGGCGCCGTACACCTCCACCAGGGCCGTACGTATCTGGTCGAGCACCTGGACCTGGAGGACGACGTGGCCCTCGTCCAGGAGGCGAACCCGCCGTATTCGACGACCGCGCGCGACACCACCGCCATCGCCGTCCTGGAGACCGAGACGGAGGTCCCGTGGGGCGACGCGCGCCTGTGCTTCGGCTCGGTGGAGGTCACCAACCAGGTCGTCTCCTACCTGCGCCGCCGGCTGATCACGGGCGAGGTGCTGGGCGAGACCAAGCTGGACCTGCCGCCCCGTACGCTGCGCACCCGGGCCGTGTGGTGGACCGTCACCGAGGACCAGCTCGACGCGGCCCGGGTCAATCCCGAGCAGCTCGGCGGCGCCCTGCACGCCGCCGAACACGCCTCCATCGGCCTGCTGCCGCTCTTCGCCACCTGCGACCGCTGGGACATCGGCGGCGTGTCCCTCCCCCTGCACCCCGACACCCTCCTGCCCACCGTCTTCGTCTACGACGGCCACCCGGGCGGCGCGGGCTTCGCCGAACGCGCCTTCCACACCGCCCCGGAGTGGCTCGCGGCCACCCGCAAGGCCATCGCCTCCTGCGAGTGCGAGGCCGGCTGCCCGTCCTGCATCCAGTCGCCCAAGTGCGGCAACGGCAACGACCCGCTCCACAAACGAGGCGCCGTACGCCTCCTGACCGAACTCCTCAAGAACGCGCCGAAGCCGGCTCCCTGA
- a CDS encoding Rv3654c family TadE-like protein, translating to MRRRRWGDEGSATVWAVFAAMALCTVFAVVIAMAQVVVTRHRAGAAADLAALAAADTALQGAPAACRAAREVAAAQDAHLVRCTVRGDIADVTARARGGPFAPDIRSRAGPAATTGRAAEPIPERADPARQ from the coding sequence TTGCGGAGGAGACGGTGGGGTGATGAGGGATCGGCCACGGTGTGGGCGGTGTTCGCGGCGATGGCGCTGTGCACGGTGTTCGCGGTGGTGATCGCCATGGCCCAGGTGGTCGTGACACGCCATCGCGCGGGCGCCGCAGCGGATTTGGCGGCCTTGGCGGCGGCGGACACCGCACTCCAGGGCGCCCCGGCCGCCTGCCGAGCCGCCCGGGAGGTGGCGGCCGCGCAAGACGCTCACCTGGTGCGCTGCACCGTTCGGGGCGACATCGCGGACGTCACGGCCCGGGCCCGTGGCGGACCGTTCGCCCCGGACATCCGCTCCCGGGCGGGCCCGGCGGCGACAACGGGCCGGGCCGCCGAACCGATACCCGAACGGGCCGACCCTGCACGGCAGTAG
- a CDS encoding TadE family type IV pilus minor pilin, whose product MTAETALAIPALVLFTGLLLWGLAAACAQIQCVDAARAGARAAARSEPPAAVGAVARDAAPKGARVTLDRRGDLVRVRVEAASPGVGPLTLTLRGEATALAEETVG is encoded by the coding sequence GTGACGGCGGAGACGGCCCTGGCAATCCCGGCGTTGGTGCTGTTCACGGGGTTGCTCCTATGGGGGCTGGCGGCCGCCTGCGCGCAGATCCAGTGCGTGGACGCGGCACGTGCCGGGGCCCGGGCGGCAGCCCGGTCGGAACCACCGGCGGCCGTCGGCGCGGTGGCCCGCGACGCGGCCCCGAAGGGCGCGCGGGTGACGCTGGATAGGCGAGGTGATCTGGTGCGCGTACGGGTCGAGGCGGCGTCACCCGGCGTCGGCCCGTTGACGCTGACGCTTCGAGGGGAGGCGACGGCTCTTGCGGAGGAGACGGTGGGGTGA
- a CDS encoding DUF4244 domain-containing protein translates to MERRVAAVRERACADRGMTTAEYALGTLAACAAAAVLYKVLSGDAVEAALRAVIGKALGVQV, encoded by the coding sequence CTGGAGCGACGCGTTGCGGCCGTACGGGAGAGGGCCTGCGCAGACCGGGGCATGACCACGGCCGAGTACGCCCTGGGAACCCTGGCGGCGTGTGCGGCTGCGGCCGTGCTCTACAAGGTGCTGTCGGGCGACGCGGTGGAAGCGGCGCTGCGCGCGGTGATCGGGAAGGCCCTCGGTGTCCAGGTCTGA
- a CDS encoding type II secretion system F family protein, which translates to MSADVGQGGIPEVVHTLGTVFLVLATVAGALTTAGDVRGVRTVRRRAGTVLGKAVRHPDGTGRRLGPKLKRGRRRRWPRAVRERAGPAVIAGAVAILVGGVTGGVLGLAVAYGAGRWRRRTQAQAVRQAAENGLRAALAPAAGLLAACLAAGAGPRESAEAVGRSLGGTVGEQLWRVAAELRLGSDPATAWRRFGALPGARGLARCMERAGISGVPAVEGVSRIAAELRAQETRSAAERARRAGVLVTMPLAACFLPAFLTLGVVPVLVGLATALLRNS; encoded by the coding sequence ATGTCCGCTGACGTCGGTCAAGGCGGCATCCCAGAAGTTGTCCACACCCTGGGGACAGTTTTCCTGGTCCTGGCCACCGTGGCCGGCGCGTTGACCACGGCCGGGGATGTGCGCGGCGTACGGACTGTCCGACGGCGGGCGGGAACGGTCCTCGGCAAGGCCGTACGGCACCCCGACGGCACCGGTCGGCGCCTGGGACCGAAGCTGAAGCGCGGCCGGAGACGTCGATGGCCCCGAGCCGTCCGGGAACGGGCCGGGCCCGCCGTGATCGCGGGCGCCGTGGCCATTCTCGTCGGCGGAGTGACCGGTGGCGTACTGGGACTCGCCGTGGCCTACGGAGCCGGACGGTGGCGACGCCGTACACAGGCACAGGCCGTGCGGCAGGCGGCCGAGAACGGTCTGCGGGCGGCGCTGGCACCGGCCGCGGGCCTGCTCGCGGCCTGCCTGGCGGCGGGCGCCGGGCCACGCGAGTCCGCCGAGGCGGTGGGGCGGTCGCTCGGCGGAACCGTCGGCGAGCAGTTGTGGCGTGTGGCCGCGGAACTCCGGCTCGGCAGCGACCCCGCGACGGCATGGCGGCGATTCGGGGCACTCCCCGGCGCCCGGGGACTGGCCCGGTGCATGGAACGGGCGGGCATATCGGGGGTCCCGGCCGTGGAGGGCGTCTCCCGGATCGCGGCGGAACTGCGGGCGCAGGAGACCCGCTCCGCGGCCGAACGAGCCCGCCGGGCCGGGGTGCTGGTCACGATGCCGCTGGCGGCGTGCTTCCTGCCCGCCTTCCTGACGCTCGGCGTCGTACCGGTCCTGGTCGGCCTGGCCACAGCGCTCCTGCGGAACTCATGA
- a CDS encoding type II secretion system F family protein: MSDVGVGVGVAAVPVCAAVLCAGVAVWLSGGRSGDVRRARLLLVDGERAGPEGWAREPVADEAEFTPRRALRQVVHWATWAAYRASRLGGGRRNACRDPRRSGESRPGATRSPRELWCLPAGLVLGVMTGSVLPVIAAVVASVLVRRWLRTRERVRERERRGAAVIELCEAVAGELRAGRQPGPALTAVGAASFGEAGAAVTAAARFGGDVPAALRAAGRLPGAEGLAGVAACWQVAVDGGAGLAAGLERIATALRAERDQRDDLRAQLAGPRATALMLALLPAGGLAMGSALGADPIRVLLHTPAGWACLLVGGLLEWCGIVWTARIITAAEGGGHVR, encoded by the coding sequence ATGAGTGATGTCGGTGTCGGTGTCGGTGTGGCGGCGGTGCCGGTGTGCGCGGCCGTGCTGTGCGCGGGGGTGGCGGTCTGGCTGTCCGGCGGGCGGAGCGGTGACGTACGACGGGCTCGACTGCTGTTGGTGGACGGGGAGAGAGCAGGCCCGGAGGGGTGGGCACGCGAACCGGTCGCTGACGAAGCCGAGTTCACGCCCCGGCGGGCGTTGCGGCAGGTGGTGCATTGGGCCACGTGGGCCGCGTACCGAGCCTCCCGACTGGGCGGTGGCAGGCGGAACGCCTGCCGGGATCCTCGGCGGAGCGGAGAAAGCCGGCCCGGGGCCACCCGCTCCCCGCGAGAGCTGTGGTGCCTGCCGGCCGGTCTCGTGCTCGGTGTCATGACCGGTTCGGTGCTGCCCGTGATCGCCGCCGTGGTGGCGTCGGTCCTGGTGCGGCGATGGCTCCGGACCCGTGAACGGGTGCGGGAGCGGGAGCGTCGGGGCGCGGCGGTGATCGAGCTGTGCGAGGCGGTGGCGGGCGAGTTGCGGGCCGGACGGCAGCCGGGGCCGGCCCTGACGGCGGTCGGGGCCGCGAGTTTCGGCGAGGCGGGCGCGGCGGTCACGGCGGCGGCCCGGTTCGGCGGGGACGTACCGGCGGCCCTGCGGGCGGCGGGGCGGCTGCCGGGCGCGGAGGGGCTGGCCGGTGTGGCGGCGTGCTGGCAGGTCGCCGTCGACGGCGGAGCCGGGCTGGCCGCCGGGCTGGAACGGATCGCGACGGCTCTCCGGGCGGAACGCGACCAGCGCGACGACCTGCGCGCCCAGTTGGCGGGCCCGAGGGCGACCGCCCTGATGCTCGCGCTCCTCCCGGCCGGAGGGCTGGCGATGGGCAGCGCCCTCGGCGCCGACCCGATCCGAGTGCTGCTGCACACCCCCGCCGGATGGGCGTGCCTGCTGGTCGGCGGCCTGTTGGAGTGGTGCGGCATCGTCTGGACGGCGCGGATCATCACGGCTGCCGAAGGGGGCGGTCATGTCCGCTGA
- a CDS encoding TadA family conjugal transfer-associated ATPase — translation MGAGLLEAVRGRLAQAGAEPTPARVAMALRAEGRLLGDAEVLGVVSALRSELVGCGPLEPLVAAPEVTDVLVSAPDEVWVDRGGGLERTSVRFADEAAVRRLAQRLASVAGRRLDDAHPWVDARLPDGTRLHAVLPPVAVAGTCLSLRVLRPRAFTLAELVAAGTVPPDGDRLLRAVLDARLSFLISGGTGSGKTTLLSSLLSLAGPAERLVLAEDSAELRPDHPHVVRLETRPANQEGVGRVTLRDLVRQALRMRPDRLVVGEVRGAEVTDLLAALNTGHEGGCGTVHANAPGDVPARLEALGSTAGLDRAALHSQVAAALSVLLHLVRDRDGRRRLARVDVLERGRDGFVMTVPAAVWAPAGFQEAAGWPRLTELCERGRDAR, via the coding sequence ATCGGCGCCGGGCTTCTGGAGGCGGTGCGGGGGCGGCTGGCCCAGGCGGGTGCCGAGCCGACGCCCGCGCGGGTGGCGATGGCACTGCGCGCCGAGGGCCGCCTGCTCGGTGACGCGGAGGTGCTGGGAGTCGTCTCGGCGCTGCGGTCGGAGCTGGTCGGCTGCGGCCCTCTCGAACCGCTCGTCGCCGCACCGGAGGTGACCGATGTGCTGGTCAGCGCGCCGGACGAGGTGTGGGTGGACCGAGGTGGCGGCCTGGAGCGCACCTCGGTGCGCTTCGCCGACGAGGCCGCGGTACGGCGGCTCGCCCAGCGGCTGGCCTCGGTGGCCGGACGGCGGCTGGACGACGCCCACCCCTGGGTGGACGCGCGGTTGCCCGACGGCACCCGTCTGCACGCCGTACTGCCTCCGGTGGCGGTCGCGGGCACCTGCCTGTCGCTGCGCGTCCTGCGCCCCCGCGCCTTCACCCTCGCGGAACTGGTCGCGGCGGGCACGGTCCCGCCGGACGGCGACCGTCTGCTGCGGGCCGTGCTGGACGCCCGGCTCTCCTTCCTCATCAGCGGCGGGACCGGCTCCGGGAAGACCACGCTGCTCAGCTCACTGCTGAGCCTGGCAGGCCCGGCCGAACGGCTCGTTCTGGCCGAGGACTCCGCGGAACTGAGGCCGGACCACCCCCACGTCGTACGGCTGGAGACCCGGCCCGCGAACCAGGAGGGCGTCGGCCGCGTCACCCTGCGGGACCTGGTGCGACAGGCGCTGCGGATGCGGCCGGACCGGCTGGTGGTCGGCGAGGTGCGCGGCGCCGAGGTCACGGACCTGCTGGCGGCGCTGAACACGGGCCACGAGGGCGGCTGCGGCACGGTCCACGCAAACGCCCCCGGCGACGTACCGGCGCGCTTGGAGGCCCTCGGCTCGACGGCCGGTCTCGACCGGGCGGCACTGCACAGCCAGGTGGCCGCCGCCCTGTCGGTGCTGCTGCACCTCGTACGGGACCGGGACGGCCGACGGCGGCTCGCCCGGGTGGACGTTCTGGAGCGGGGCCGGGACGGCTTCGTGATGACCGTACCGGCAGCCGTGTGGGCACCGGCGGGGTTCCAAGAGGCGGCCGGCTGGCCGCGATTGACGGAATTGTGCGAGCGGGGGAGGGATGCGCGATGA